A DNA window from Aspergillus nidulans FGSC A4 chromosome I contains the following coding sequences:
- a CDS encoding protein bst1 (transcript_id=CADANIAT00007489): MPNALHSEYMTLKSLGRPHLAIDDELDYLEYELYMQIRGAEYQASQDNQPAEFRTVYADMVILAELRRLADKSGFALLRAPYLDFFSTLARCVAAFSILSPDSSFSPIVVCFASRTSPVGPSLVTSSGRRLGAPAASSFPLSTTREHETWSSAVKIAVQSFREIDQVLGVAPDSVLPLQMHRRSSGSSPDADDAEDSLASRSSEPSHGCELPEKPLPEIARTGTSIDLRRDTNGKSTPRSRNSSTWRTLSSATTTWASHDPPRYPAVMITPQRLAIEASPDSPHRSRLARLRSPWSCSILTALTTILACVFLFSIVRSFSALQTGSDGCGVPVMSPTFLRMVGFDTEHTRFASKYNLFLYREEGVDPYNHENLGLNGAPVLFLPGNAGSYRQVRSLAAEASRHYAQVVQHDQERLRAGTRSLDFFMIDFNEDMAAFHGQTLLDQAEYVNEAVAYILSLYHDPRRTRRDADLPDPSSVILIGHSMGGIVARTALTMANYQENSVNTIITMSAPHAKAPVSFDSDIVHTYKQINDYWREAYSQTWANNNPLWHVTLISIAGGSRDTVVPSDYASISSLVPETHGFTVFTSTMPDVWIGVDHLSITWCDQFRKAIIKSLFDVVDVRRASQTKPRAERMRIFKKWYLTGLESVSERMLTRNEPSTLVTLEDHTNTILAQGQRLVLRELGHRTGPNVHLLPVPPQGVSGKKFTLLTDQRLDRTGEQGSLEVLFCSVFPLHNGKASSVFALNMDSSDSSGSTRLACKNAAVDEIHLPASTRTSRNAYDRARPFSYLQYDLEDLAEHQFVAVVDKARVPMKGWAIAEFSDSSDALIKARIGLGGLLSAGLKVRLPANRPMLTEVRIPALYSSLLDYKLRVVRHHQAGDPRELFAPLLRQSIADPHESKFFVNVDKVNVNLHGLAPYMPPPLRQTSQNGVSFQLWTDPTCDSTVDITLTVDIVSSLGELVMRYRTVFAAFPLLVVSLTLRKQFQVYDETGFFITFAEGLDSALRSSMPALLLAMSLLASSLATSTKLPTGDDPFHWATNSTETPIDFTKNDLLLGSQDAFFWFLVPLFGLICVGVCVLLNYVALIVLQILSVVYGLWNSKSGYIRRDEKGYLPVFPAPSPRRRMIKMGVLLVLVSTAIPYQFAYLVACIVQLATCVRAQWHAKETRSTAHYNFANYAYSVFILMLWVLPINILVLLVWAHNLVVHWFMPFSSHHNVLSIMPFIILVETMTTGSMIPRVTTRFKHVTSVLLFCIAVYSAVYGVSYAYISHHLVNILAGWLVSIYFFRSGFSLHRFWKIVEGDETPSTPESGSHMKKKP; encoded by the exons ATGCCGAATGCGCTGCATTCAGAGTATATGACCCTGAAGTCATTGGGCCGACCTCATCTGGCTATCGACGATGAGCTGGATTATCTTGAGTATGAACTTTACATGCAGATCCGAG GTGCAGAGTATCAGGCTTCGCAGGATAATCAACCTGCTGAGTTCAGAA CTGTCTATGCAGACATGGTA ATTTTGGCCGAATTACGACGACTCGCCGACAAATCCGGCTTCGCGCTCCTCCGCGCTCCCTATCTTGATTTCTTCTCCACGCTCGCTCGTTGCGTTGCCGCATTTTCAATTCTCTCCCCTgattcctccttctcgcctATTGTTGTGTGCTTTGCGTCGCGCACATCTCCGGTCGGCCCGTCGCTCGTTACCTCGTCTGGAAGACGCCTAGGGGCTCCAGCTGCCTCCAGTTTTCCCCTGTCAACGACCAGAGAGCACGAAACTTGGAGTTCGGCCGTCAAGATCGCTGTCCAATCGTTCCGCGAGATTGACCAGGTGCTGGGAGTCGCCCCAGATTCT GTTCTGCCTCTTCAAATGCACAGACGCTCGTCTGGCTCCTCGCCTGACGCGGATGACGCCGAAGACTCCTTGGCATCGCGAAGCAGTGAACCCAGTCATGGCTGTGAACTCCCAGAGAAGCCGCTCCCCGAGATAGCCAGAACCGGGACCAGTATCGATCTTCGCCGAGACACCAACGGCAAATCAACGCCGCGCTCGAGAAATTCTAGTACGTGGAGGACGCTCTCCTCGGCCACTACGACCTGGGCATCGCACGATCCTCCTCGATACCCAGCCGTCATGATAACTCCGCAGCGTCTTGCTATCGAGGCGTCGCCCGACTCGCCTCACCGGTCGCGACTTGCCCGCCTTCGCAGTCCTTGGTCATGTTCTATTTTGACGGCTCTCACTACAATCCTCGCCTgcgttttcctcttctccattgTCCGTTCATTTTCCGCTCTTCAGACGGGAAGCGATGGTTGCGGGGTGCCCGTGATGAGCCCAACCTTTCTGCGCATGGTGGGGTTTGATACGGAGCATACGCGGTTTGCGAGTAAATATAACCTCTTTCTGTACAGGGAGGAGGGTGTGGATCCATACAACCATGAGAATTTGGGA TTGAACGGCGCCCCCGTCCTGTTTTTACCCGGCAATGCAGGAAGCTACCGTCAAGTTCGATCGTTAGCCGCCGAAGCCTCGAGACATTACGCGCAAGTGGTCCAGCACGACCAGGAGCGATTAAGGGCCGGAACCCGAAGCCTGGATTTCTTCATGATCGACTTCAATGAGGATATGGCAGCTTTTCATGGACAAACCTTGCTGGATCAAGCCGAATACGTGAATGAAGCGGTGGCATACATACTGTCGTTATACCATGACCCTCGGCGAACGCGAAGAGATGCCGATCTTCCAGATCCCAGCTCCGTCATACTTATTGGACACTCGATGGGAGGAATTGTTGCACGTACCGCGTTGACTATGGCGAACTATCAGGAGAACTCAGTAAACACCATCATCACAATGTCTGCACCTCACGCCAAAGCCCCGGTCTCGTTCGATTCGGACATTGTCCACACTTACAAGCAAATCAATGATTACTGGCGCGAGGCGTACTCCCAGACATGGGCAAACAACAACCCTTTGTGGCATGTGACGCTTATCTCCATTGCCGGTGGTTCTCGGGATACTGTTGTCCCGTCTGATTACGCTAGTATTTCGTCTCTTGTCCCGGAGACTCACGGCTTCACGGTCTTCACCTCCACGATGCCTGATGTATGGATCGGAGTAGATCACCTTTCTATTACATGGTGCGACCAATTCCGCAAGGCCATCATCAAATCTTTATTCGATGTTGTGGATGTGCGGCGGGCTAGTCAGACCAAACCAAGGGCGGAGCGGATGCGCATCTTCAAGAAATGGTATTTGACAGGGTTGGAGTCGGTGTCGGAGAGGATGCTCACGCGAAATG AGCCGAGCACCCTGGTTACACTTGAAGATCACACCAACACGATCCTTGCGCAAGGTCAGCGGCTTGTGCTTCGTGAGCTTGGTCACCGTACGGGACCTAACGTGCACCTTTTGCCAGTCCCTCCTCAAGGAGTCTCGGGCAAGAAGTTCACCCTCCTCACGGATCAGCGTTTGGATAGAACAGGAGAACAAGGAAGCTTGGAGgtcctcttctgcagcgtTTTCCCTCTACACAATGGGAAAGCTTCATCTGTCTTTGCGTTGAATATGGATTCGTCCGACAGCAGTGGCTCAACGCGCCTTGCGTGCAAGAACGCCGCTGTCGACGAAATCCACCTTCCCGCATCGACTCGCACCTCGAGGAACGCGTATGACCGCGCTAGACCTTTCTCATATCTCCAGTACGACCTCGAAGACCTTGCAGAGCACCAGTTTGTGGCAGTTGTTGATAAAGCCCGTGTGCCTATGAAGGGTTGGGCCATTGCAGAATTTTCGGACAGCTCAGATGCTTTAATCAAAGCTCGGATAGGCTTGGGTGGACTTCTGAGTGCCGGACTGAAAGTACGTCTGCCAGCAAACAGGCCAATGCTTACAGAGGTGAGAATCCCGGCTCTATACTCGAGTTTGTTGGACTACAAACTCCGTGTCGTCCGTCATCACCAAGCCGGAGACCCGCGAGAACTCTTTGCGCCCCTCTTGCGCCAGTCGATCGCAGACCCGCACGAAtccaagttcttcgtcaatgtTGACAAGGTGAATGTGAATCTGCATGGACTGGCGCCGTATatgcctcctcctcttcggcaaaCAAGCCAAAACGGAGTATCATTTCAGCTATGGACTGATCCGACCTGCGATTCCACCGTCGACATCACTTTAACAGTCGACATCGTCAGCAGTCTAGGAGAACTGGTGATGAGGTACAGGACCGTGTTTGCTGCGTTTCCTTTACTCGTGGTTTCCTTGACCCTGAGAAAGCAGTTTCAAGTCTACGACGAGACTGGGTTTTTCATTACCTTTGCCGAAGGTTTGGATAGCGCCTTGCGTTCGTCTATGCCAGCCTTATTGTTAGCAATGTCGCTTCTGGCATCTTCTCTTGCCACGTCAACCAAGCTTCCCACCGGTGACGATCCTTTCCACTGGGCAACGAATTCAACCGAGACACCTATCGATTTTACGAAGAATGATCTCCTTCTGGGCTCCCAGGACGCATTTTTTTGGTTCCTAGTTCCTCTTTTCGGCCTCATCTGTGTTGGAGTTTGTGTCCTGCTCAACTACGTCGCTCTCATTGTCTTACAAATACTTTCCGTCGTCTATGGCCTTTGGAACAGCAAGTCCGGGTATATCAGGCGTGATGAAAAGGG ATATCTTCCTGTCTTTCCTGCACCTTCCCCGAGAAGACGTATGATTAAGATGGGTGTTCTCTTGGTCCTTGTATCAACCGCAATTCCCTACCAGTTCGCGTACTTAGTAGCGTGCATCGTGCAACTGGCGACTTGTGTGCGGGCACAGTGGCATGCCAAAGAGACT AGGTCGACTGCCCACTATAATTTTGCAAACTATGCATACTCGGTATTTATTTTAATGCTCTGGGTCCTCCCGATTAATATACTCGTTCTCCTGGTCTGGGCACATAACCTTGTTGTGCACTGGTTCATGCCATTTTCGTCGCATCACAACGTGCTGTCCATCATGCCATTTATCATTTTGGTGGAAACCATGACCACCGGCTCTATGATTCCCAGGGTCACCACACG ATTCAAACACGTCACCTCCGTCCTTCTATTCTGTATTGCGGTCTACTCAGCGGTATACGGAGTATCCTATGCCTACATCTCACATCACCTCGTCAACATCCTTGCTGGCTGGCTCGTCAGCATTTATTTCTTCCGCAGCGGGTTCTCCCTCCACCGGTTTTGGAAGATAGTTGAAGGGGATGAGACGCCCAGCACGCCTGAATCAGGAAGCCATATGAAGAAAAAGCCATGA